The genomic segment GGCGACGTACTTGATCAGCCTGACCTATCGGTGGGCACGGGCACGGCGTCGAATGGGAGAGCAGCGGTGAAGCGCTACCGAATGCTCGCGGTGTCCGGAGTGGGGCTGGTCGCGGTGTTGGCCGGCCTGCTGTTCTTCGGCAACCTCAATCAGAATCTGGTGTACTACCTGACCCCGCAGGAAGCCGTTGCTCAGCGGGCCGACTTCGCCGACGGACGCCGCTTCCAGCTCGGCGGGCTCGTCGAGAAGGACAGCGTGGTCAAGACCGCGAACAGACTGCGGTTCACGCTCACGTCCGGCACCGGACCCGGTTCCGACACGGTGGCCATCGAGCATCACGGCGCGCCAGCACAGCTGTTCCAATCCGGGATTGGCGTCGTGCTCGAGGGTTCCTGGCGTGGCGACGTCTTCGTCTCCGACACGATGAAGGTCAAGCACGACGAGAACTACCAGCCACCGGCCCCGGATGGTGAGAAATCGTGAGCGTCGTGACTCCCGCGGTGGGCTGGGGTGGCACGCTGTTGGGCCTGTCCGGTTCGATCGTGTTGGCGCTGTTCGGCTTCCGCGCTCAGCAGCGCCCCGAAGCGATCCGCCGAACCCAGTTGCGGTTCGCCGTCGGTTGCATGGTCGGTGGTGCCATCCTGGCGATGGGTGCGCTCGAAGTGGCCCTGCTGACGGACAACTTCGCCGTGTCCTACGTGGCCGAGAACCATTCCCGCGCAACGCCACTGCTGTTCACGATCACCAGCGCCTGGTCGGCATTGGGCGGCAGCATCATCCTCTGGACACTCGTCCTCACCGGCTACACGGCCATGGTCATGCGGCAGGTGCGCAGCACCCACGATCGGTTGGGCACAGGAGCACTCGGCGTGCTCGGCCTGGTCAACATCTTCTTCTTCGTCCTAGTGTCCACCGTGGCCAACCCGTTCAAGATTCTGCCTGACCCACCGGCGGATGGCCCCGGGCCCAATCCCATCCTGGCCGACCACATCATGGTGGCCTTCCACCCGCCCATGCTTTATCTCGGGTTCGTCGGGTTCACCGTGCCGTTCGCGTTCGCCATGTCGGCGTTGCTACTGCGCAAGGGTGGCGTGGAATGGCTGCGGCGAACCCGGCGGGCGAACTTGGTCGCCTGGAGCTTCCTGACCGGTGGGCTCGTGCTCGGGGCGTGGTGGTCCTACGAAGTACTCGGTTGGGGTGGCTACTGGGCGTGGGATCCGGTCGAGAACGCGGCACTCATCCCATGGCTCGTGGCGACCGCCTTCATCCACTCCGCTGTCGTCCAGGTCAAGCGCGGGATGCTGCAAGCGTGGAACTTCGTGCTCGTGATCGCCACATTCGCGTTGACGATCCTCGGCACATTCCTCACCCGCTCCGGCGTCGTGGCTTCGGTGCACTCGTTCACCGAGTCCGGCGTTGGCTCGGTGTTCCTGGGGTTCCTCATGTTGGTGCTGGTCGGCGGGTTCACTTTGTTCGCGCTGCGCGGTGAGCGCATTGCCTCGCCGTCACGGCCGGAGTCATTGGCCAGTCGCGAGGGTGTGTTCCTGGTCAACAACCTGTTGCTGACCGTGTTCGCGTTCGTCGTGCTCACCGGCACCCTGTACCCGATCGTCGTTGAGTTCATGACCGGGGAACAGGTCTCGGTCGGCAGGCCGTACTTCGACCGGATGTCCGTGCCGCTGGCGTTCGCCCTGCTGTTGGCGATGGGCATCGGCCCGTTCACCCCTTACCGTTATGCCTCACCTCGCGTGTTGTGGACCCGGCTGCGGGTTCCGCTGCTACTCGCCAGCGCAGCTGCGGCGGCTCTGGTGCTCGCCGGAATCCGCTCGCCGGGCGTGGTCGCCGTGGTTGCCATCGCGGTCGGCATCGTCGCGGCGAGCGTGCGCCACCTGATCGTCACCGCGCCGAAGCCCCGCTGGAAGGGCGTGCCGCGGCTGCTGCGTGGGCAGCGTGCGTACTGGGGCGGACAGTTGGCCCACATCGGCGTCGCGCTGGTCGCCGTCACCATCGCCGTGTCCGGGGCCTTGGCCAGCAAGGCCACGGTGACCCTCGACCGCGGCGAGACCGTCGAGTTCGCCGGCTACGAGCTGACGTTCGATCGTACGGAGCGGCATCAGCAACCGGATCGAGTGAGCACTGACGCGCACATCGTCTTTCGTGACGGTGATCAGGTGGTCTGGATCGGTCGGCCGCTGCTGAACACCTTCCCCAACCAACCCCAGTCGATCGGCCAGCCCGACGTCTGGACCACCCCAGGGCGCGACATCTACATCTCCCTCGCCCAGTTTGACCCGGAGCGCGTGTCGCTCAACCTCTACCACTACCCCCTGATGGCATGGCTGTGGGTCAGCGGCTTTGTGATGGCCGCAGGCGGTTTCTGGGCACTGAGTGGCCGGGCGCAGCGCACGAGCCGGCAGGACTCGCTGGAACGGGTGACCATCGATGCGTAGCCGCGTGACTCAGGTGAGCATCGTGCTGGCCGTGCTGAGTCTGCTGGGCGTGACGATGGCAGGACTGCTGACCGGCTGGTCGGGCACGGAGGATCAGGCCTCCGAGCTCGAGCAGCGGCTGCGTTGCCCGACGTGCGCGAGCGTGTCCATCGCCGAGTCCCCCTCCGATACCGCGACGGCCATGCGCACGGTGGTGGCCGAGCAGGTCGCCGCCGGGCGAACCGACCAGCAGATCATCGACTACTTCCGCGCCCGCTACGGCGACTGGGTCCTGCTCGACCCACCCGCGAAAGGCCAGACGCTGCCGCTGTGGCTGCTGCCGTTCGCCGCGCTGGCGGTCGGTGCTGTGGTGCTGATTTTCCTCCGTGGCCGGCGGTCACCGGAACCGGGCGACGATGTACTAGACCCGGCCCAGCTTGAGCGCGTTGCCCGCGCGGTCGAGCAGGCGCGGGCCAAAGCCGACAGGGAGGAGGTGCCATGAGCGTCGAGCGGGAGCGGCTCGAGCAGGTGCGCGACCAGGCACTGGCCGACATCGTCGATCTCGAGCGGCAGGTTGCCGATGACGAGATCCCGAACCACGCCGCCGTGAGGCTGCGGCGACAGTACGAGGCGACCGCCGCGCGAGCCATGGAGGAGCTGGAAACGCAGCCGCCGGAGGAAACAACCACCACCGCGCAGCGTCCTCGCTCGTCGCGGCGCCGGAGAGGCCGGCTCGTTGCCTATGTGAGTGCCACGGCTGTAGCCGTTTTCGCGGCCCTAGTGCTGCTTCCGCAGTACGTGGCCGAGCGGCCCGAGGGTGGGTTCATCAGTGGCAACGAGGTCATCCAATCACCCGCAGGAGCGCCGAGCTCATCAGCGCAGCCACCGAGAGACCTGTCGACGGTGACCGAGGCCGAGATGGAGCAGGTGGTCGCCGCCAACCCGAACGTCCTCGGTATGCGCCTGGCCCTCGCCAGGCGCTACGTCGAGAAAGGCCAGTACGACAAGGCCTCCGAGCACTACGGCGTGGCCCTCACACAGGCCCCGGACGACCCGCAGGCCCGATCCTCTGCTGCGTGGCTGTTGCACAAGATGGGGAACACCGAAGCCGCTCTCCGGTTTCTCGACAAGACGCTGCTCGGCGCACCGGGCTCGCCGGACGCGCTGTGGTACAAGGCGAGGATCCTGCTCGACGGGCGCCGGAATCCGGCAGGCGCACTGGAGATACTCCAGGGTCTGGTCGAACGCGGCGACCTGGAACCCGAGCGCCTTGCGGAGGCCGACCAGCTGATGACGCGTGCCCGGGAGCAGACAGAACGATGACCATAAAGGACAATATGCGGGAGAGCCCCGGGCGATGGCGGGTAGTGCGCTGGATCGCCTTGGCGGCCGTGATCGTCGTGATCGGCATCGGTGCGGTGTTCGGCAGCCGGCTCGGCGAGGACCCGACCCTGGTCGACAGCCCCCTGATCGGCGAACCCGCACCGAGTGCGGCCCTGCCTTACCTGGAACGCGAGGGATTGCTCTCGCTCGCCGACCTCCACGGCCAGATTGTCGTCGTCAACTTCTGGGCATCGTGGTGCGTTCCGTGCCGGGAGGAACATCCCGCACTCGTCGCTGCCGCCAACAACTACAAGGATGCGGGCGTGGCCTTCGTGGGTGTCAATTTCCAGGACCAGCGCGGTGCGGCGGTCGCGTTCCTCGACGAGTTGGGCCGTGGAGACTCTCAAGTATACCACTATGTGACTGACCCCGATTCCAGGCTCACCCTCGACTTCGGTGTCTTCGGCGTCCCGGAGACGTTTTTCATCGATCGCACTGGTACGATCGTTGGTAAGATCTCTGGAGTATCCGACTATCGGCTGCTCTCCTCAGCCCTTGACCAGATGCTGTCCGGTCGCGCCCCGGAGTCACGCATCGAGGGCTCTGTCCAGCCCGCGCCGTCATAAGTTCCTTGCCATCTGGGTGGATGACCAGCCCTGTGCTTCTGTGCTGTTCGTCGCTTCGGCTTTCTGTCAGTGATAACACGACGATCATCGTGACATGGGCCGGTTCGGGTACTACTATCTCGTCTAGTAGTGCTGAGGCTTGTGTTGCTGTCACGTGACGGGCCGCTACTACGGGAGTGAGTGCTGGATCCTCCCCCCTCTCCAGCGCTCCTCCGTGCGTCGGGCGGGGCCCAACCCCTTGGGACCTGCCCGACGCCACCATCGGTGATGGTGCGAGCGTAATCCCGGGTCACGCAGGGGCCCATGCGAGATGATCGTTCGTAGCGACCTCCCCGAAAGCCGCCTATGCGCGGCGGTGATTAACCAGTACGGCCAACTCCAGTCGCGTGCCTCCAGGAGGTCCTTGCTGTGGTCGCGGATCCAGGCGCGGGGCTGAATGTGCTTGTTTTGCATGTGTTGGCGTAGCTCAGCGCTTTCGAGCCGAGGCCGGGGACGTCCGGTCCCGCCGGCCACGCTTGGCTCCATACCACTGTGACACCGGGATGTGGCTGCCGTCCCGTGCTGTGGGCCGCAGGTCCCTGGGTGGCTTCCGCCCGAGAGGGGAACGTAAAAGTCGACGGGCTGAACTGAACGGGACCTTGTACGGGCAGCGAGGCCGACATTCGTCGCGGAAGGCACCACGGTGAGCAGCATGCATTCCCACTCGAATGGTTCCA from the Saccharomonospora azurea NA-128 genome contains:
- a CDS encoding cytochrome c maturation protein CcmE produces the protein MGLVAVLAGLLFFGNLNQNLVYYLTPQEAVAQRADFADGRRFQLGGLVEKDSVVKTANRLRFTLTSGTGPGSDTVAIEHHGAPAQLFQSGIGVVLEGSWRGDVFVSDTMKVKHDENYQPPAPDGEKS
- a CDS encoding heme lyase CcmF/NrfE family subunit; the protein is MSVVTPAVGWGGTLLGLSGSIVLALFGFRAQQRPEAIRRTQLRFAVGCMVGGAILAMGALEVALLTDNFAVSYVAENHSRATPLLFTITSAWSALGGSIILWTLVLTGYTAMVMRQVRSTHDRLGTGALGVLGLVNIFFFVLVSTVANPFKILPDPPADGPGPNPILADHIMVAFHPPMLYLGFVGFTVPFAFAMSALLLRKGGVEWLRRTRRANLVAWSFLTGGLVLGAWWSYEVLGWGGYWAWDPVENAALIPWLVATAFIHSAVVQVKRGMLQAWNFVLVIATFALTILGTFLTRSGVVASVHSFTESGVGSVFLGFLMLVLVGGFTLFALRGERIASPSRPESLASREGVFLVNNLLLTVFAFVVLTGTLYPIVVEFMTGEQVSVGRPYFDRMSVPLAFALLLAMGIGPFTPYRYASPRVLWTRLRVPLLLASAAAAALVLAGIRSPGVVAVVAIAVGIVAASVRHLIVTAPKPRWKGVPRLLRGQRAYWGGQLAHIGVALVAVTIAVSGALASKATVTLDRGETVEFAGYELTFDRTERHQQPDRVSTDAHIVFRDGDQVVWIGRPLLNTFPNQPQSIGQPDVWTTPGRDIYISLAQFDPERVSLNLYHYPLMAWLWVSGFVMAAGGFWALSGRAQRTSRQDSLERVTIDA
- a CDS encoding cytochrome c-type biogenesis protein; the protein is MSIVLAVLSLLGVTMAGLLTGWSGTEDQASELEQRLRCPTCASVSIAESPSDTATAMRTVVAEQVAAGRTDQQIIDYFRARYGDWVLLDPPAKGQTLPLWLLPFAALAVGAVVLIFLRGRRSPEPGDDVLDPAQLERVARAVEQARAKADREEVP
- a CDS encoding tetratricopeptide repeat protein — translated: MSVERERLEQVRDQALADIVDLERQVADDEIPNHAAVRLRRQYEATAARAMEELETQPPEETTTTAQRPRSSRRRRGRLVAYVSATAVAVFAALVLLPQYVAERPEGGFISGNEVIQSPAGAPSSSAQPPRDLSTVTEAEMEQVVAANPNVLGMRLALARRYVEKGQYDKASEHYGVALTQAPDDPQARSSAAWLLHKMGNTEAALRFLDKTLLGAPGSPDALWYKARILLDGRRNPAGALEILQGLVERGDLEPERLAEADQLMTRAREQTER
- a CDS encoding TlpA family protein disulfide reductase, which codes for MTIKDNMRESPGRWRVVRWIALAAVIVVIGIGAVFGSRLGEDPTLVDSPLIGEPAPSAALPYLEREGLLSLADLHGQIVVVNFWASWCVPCREEHPALVAAANNYKDAGVAFVGVNFQDQRGAAVAFLDELGRGDSQVYHYVTDPDSRLTLDFGVFGVPETFFIDRTGTIVGKISGVSDYRLLSSALDQMLSGRAPESRIEGSVQPAPS